A genomic stretch from Lysobacter ciconiae includes:
- a CDS encoding DUF58 domain-containing protein encodes MATSPAAVPDLIPPQLRARLKGIQISARQTAGAQGFGLHQSQNRGAGLEFSQYRAYEPGDELRQVDWKLYARSDRFFVRESERDSPLDLWILIDTSASMAQEDGARPGWSRLDAARTLAACLIEVALRQGDRFGLAMIGGEGLRVSGLGAGARHRDRCVLELRRLAAAGAWPDEARLRPLWEHVAARSLVVFLGDTFDEEVVRLAERLAAARRDVLNLQILTIEERDFPFLGGHRFRDPETGEELIADGAAARDGFIARFAAARATLAKRLAASGVRHVEYVLDEPLDLPLRRLFSAGPIA; translated from the coding sequence GTGGCCACCTCACCTGCCGCCGTGCCCGACCTGATTCCGCCGCAACTGCGTGCGCGGCTGAAAGGCATCCAGATCTCGGCGCGCCAGACGGCAGGCGCGCAGGGCTTCGGTCTCCACCAAAGCCAGAACCGTGGCGCCGGGCTGGAGTTTTCCCAGTACCGCGCGTACGAGCCCGGCGACGAGCTGCGCCAGGTCGACTGGAAACTCTATGCGCGCTCGGACCGCTTCTTTGTCCGTGAGTCCGAGCGTGACAGCCCGCTGGACCTGTGGATCCTGATCGACACCAGCGCGTCGATGGCGCAGGAGGACGGCGCGCGCCCCGGATGGTCCCGCCTTGACGCGGCCAGGACGCTCGCCGCGTGCCTGATCGAAGTGGCCCTGCGACAGGGCGACCGCTTTGGCCTGGCCATGATCGGCGGCGAGGGCTTGCGGGTTTCCGGGCTGGGCGCCGGTGCGCGCCATCGCGATCGATGCGTGCTGGAACTCCGCCGTCTGGCGGCTGCCGGCGCGTGGCCGGACGAAGCGCGGCTGCGACCGCTATGGGAGCACGTGGCTGCCCGCAGCCTGGTCGTGTTCCTGGGCGACACCTTTGATGAGGAAGTCGTGCGCTTGGCCGAGCGCCTTGCCGCGGCCCGCCGCGACGTATTGAACCTGCAGATCCTCACCATAGAGGAGCGTGACTTCCCGTTCCTTGGCGGCCATCGTTTCCGCGATCCGGAAACCGGTGAGGAGTTGATCGCCGACGGTGCCGCCGCGCGCGACGGCTTCATCGCCCGCTTCGCCGCGGCGCGGGCCACCCTTGCCAAACGCCTCGCCGCCAGCGGCGTCCGGCACGTGGAATACGTACTCGACGAACCGCTCGACCTCCCGCTGCGACGGCTGTTCAGCGCTGGCCCCATCGCATGA
- a CDS encoding AAA family ATPase, protein MNDAPTEIDIQSELAGLDTLRAAIAKAIVGQDQVVEQLLIGLLAGGHCLLEGVPGLGKTLLVRSLGQALDLGFRRIQFTPDLMPSDIIGTEILEEDHGTGHRSFKFQRGPVFTNLLLADELNRTPPKTQAALLEAMQERTVTYAGVTHPLPSPFFVLATQNPIEQDGTYPLPEAQLDRFLLHVRVAYPTESEERDILVQTTGTHHAEVPRVMDGDAILALQAHVREVHLGDDLLDWIIRLVRATRPDEGAPGEVREWVKWGAGPRAGQSLVLASKARALLHGRLAATREDVLALAAPVLRHRLLLSFTAEAEQKSTDDVIEALLRTVPLAPR, encoded by the coding sequence ATGAACGACGCCCCCACCGAAATCGACATCCAGTCCGAACTGGCCGGGCTGGACACCCTGCGCGCCGCCATCGCCAAGGCGATCGTGGGCCAGGACCAGGTGGTCGAACAGTTGCTGATTGGCCTGCTCGCCGGTGGCCACTGCCTGCTTGAGGGCGTGCCCGGGCTGGGCAAGACGCTGCTGGTGCGCTCACTGGGGCAGGCGCTCGACCTGGGCTTTCGGCGCATCCAGTTCACTCCGGACCTGATGCCCAGCGACATCATCGGCACCGAGATCCTGGAGGAGGACCACGGCACCGGGCATCGCAGTTTCAAGTTCCAGCGCGGACCGGTATTCACCAACCTGCTGCTGGCGGACGAGCTCAACCGCACGCCGCCCAAGACCCAGGCCGCGCTGCTGGAGGCGATGCAGGAGCGCACCGTTACCTATGCGGGCGTCACCCATCCGTTGCCCTCGCCGTTCTTTGTGCTGGCGACCCAGAACCCGATCGAGCAGGACGGCACCTATCCCTTGCCGGAGGCCCAGCTCGACCGCTTCCTGTTGCACGTGCGGGTCGCCTACCCCACCGAATCCGAGGAGCGCGACATCCTCGTCCAGACCACCGGCACCCACCACGCCGAAGTGCCCCGGGTGATGGACGGCGACGCGATCCTGGCCTTGCAGGCGCATGTGCGCGAGGTCCATCTGGGTGATGATCTGCTGGACTGGATCATCCGCCTGGTTCGAGCCACCCGCCCCGATGAAGGCGCGCCCGGCGAAGTGCGGGAGTGGGTGAAATGGGGCGCCGGCCCGCGTGCAGGACAGTCGCTGGTACTCGCGTCCAAGGCCCGCGCCTTGCTGCATGGGCGCCTGGCTGCGACCCGCGAGGACGTGCTTGCGCTTGCCGCGCCGGTCCTGCGCCATCGCCTGCTGTTGTCGTTCACTGCCGAGGCCGAACAGAAAAGCACCGATGACGTCATCGAAGCGCTGTTGAGGACCGTCCCGCTGGCGCCACGCTGA
- a CDS encoding DUF4159 domain-containing protein has product MSSVAGRRQFLRTFGAAAAAALLGPLPFATRAQATNYDFWFTRLRYESGDWDVDERMPSNVLTSLIDYTSLRVDPKEHVFDLADPKMLMAPFCYLAGHKLVEFNPAERRNFEQYVRNGGFVFVDDCNHDIDGLFARSFEAQMASIFGKSAMKKLPNSHALYRSFFMFKDGPPATTFELNGWGDDLVHDYLKGIEVNGRLGVLYSNKDYGCEWDYDWRNRRFLAEDNTKLAVNIVIYALTA; this is encoded by the coding sequence ATGAGCAGCGTCGCCGGTCGCCGGCAGTTCCTGCGCACGTTCGGGGCGGCCGCGGCCGCCGCCCTGCTCGGCCCGCTGCCGTTCGCCACCCGCGCGCAGGCCACGAATTACGACTTCTGGTTCACCCGCCTGCGCTACGAATCGGGCGACTGGGACGTCGACGAGCGGATGCCGTCCAATGTGCTGACCTCGCTGATCGACTACACCAGCCTTCGCGTCGACCCGAAGGAGCACGTGTTCGACCTGGCCGACCCGAAAATGCTGATGGCGCCGTTCTGCTACCTCGCCGGCCACAAACTGGTCGAGTTCAACCCGGCCGAGCGTCGCAACTTCGAGCAATACGTGCGCAACGGCGGGTTCGTGTTCGTCGATGACTGCAACCACGACATCGACGGCCTGTTCGCCCGATCGTTCGAGGCGCAGATGGCCTCGATCTTCGGCAAGTCGGCAATGAAGAAGTTGCCCAACAGCCATGCCCTGTACCGCAGCTTCTTCATGTTCAAGGACGGCCCGCCCGCCACGACCTTCGAGCTCAACGGCTGGGGCGACGACCTGGTCCACGACTACCTCAAGGGCATCGAGGTCAACGGCCGCCTCGGCGTGCTCTACAGCAACAAGGACTACGGTTGCGAGTGGGACTACGACTGGCGCAACCGGCGCTTTCTGGCCGAGGACAACACCAAGCTCGCGGTCAACATCGTGATCTACGCGCTGACCGCCTGA
- a CDS encoding TldD/PmbA family protein, protein MGMFTEQEAKAILDKVIALSTADECTATLTGAIDGNVRFALNNISTSGVVSNTDLGVQVAFGKRVGTATINEFDDAALKRVVQRAEELAKLAPENPEFVPAVDRQEYKPSPTFTAATAAITPEYRAKVAADSIAPSKAENLVAAGFLNDGQRFSAMANSNGNFAYQKAAAMDYTCTVRTEDGTGSGWVGRNLADVSDFNVGNDIQTAIRKARSSSGAKALEPGKYTVILEPAAAAGLVSFMMRFFDARQADEGRSFLSKKGGGNKLGEQVYDPRVNISSDPWNPEAAVLPWDDEGLPREKMALVKDGKIANLQYSRFWARQQGKRAVGRPGNLLVAGGTKSTGDLVRETQRGILVTRTWYIRMVDPQTVLLTGLTRDGTFYIENGEIKYPVKNFRFNESPVIMLNNIDELGRPVRVAGDESDMVMMIPPMKLRDFTFTSLSDAV, encoded by the coding sequence ATGGGTATGTTCACCGAACAGGAAGCCAAGGCGATCCTCGACAAGGTCATCGCCCTGTCGACGGCCGACGAGTGCACGGCGACGCTGACCGGCGCGATCGACGGCAACGTCCGCTTCGCGCTGAACAATATCTCCACCAGTGGCGTGGTCAGCAACACCGATCTGGGCGTGCAGGTGGCGTTCGGCAAGCGGGTCGGCACCGCGACGATCAACGAGTTCGACGACGCGGCGTTGAAGCGCGTGGTGCAGCGCGCCGAAGAGCTGGCCAAGCTGGCCCCGGAAAACCCCGAGTTCGTTCCCGCCGTCGACAGGCAGGAGTACAAGCCTAGCCCGACGTTCACCGCGGCGACCGCGGCGATCACGCCCGAGTACCGCGCCAAGGTTGCGGCCGATTCGATCGCGCCCAGCAAGGCGGAAAACCTGGTCGCGGCCGGCTTCCTCAACGACGGTCAGCGCTTCTCCGCGATGGCCAACAGCAACGGCAACTTCGCCTACCAGAAGGCCGCAGCGATGGATTACACCTGCACGGTGCGCACCGAGGACGGCACCGGTTCGGGCTGGGTCGGACGCAACCTGGCGGATGTCAGCGACTTCAACGTTGGCAACGACATCCAGACCGCGATCCGCAAGGCGCGCAGCTCGTCGGGTGCCAAAGCGCTGGAGCCGGGCAAGTACACGGTGATCCTGGAGCCGGCTGCGGCCGCCGGCTTGGTGTCGTTCATGATGCGGTTCTTCGATGCGCGCCAGGCCGACGAGGGCCGCAGCTTCCTCTCCAAAAAGGGCGGCGGCAACAAGCTCGGCGAGCAGGTCTACGACCCGCGCGTGAACATCAGCTCGGACCCGTGGAACCCCGAAGCCGCGGTCCTGCCCTGGGACGACGAGGGCCTGCCGCGCGAGAAGATGGCGCTGGTCAAGGACGGGAAGATCGCCAACCTGCAGTACTCGCGCTTCTGGGCCAGGCAGCAGGGCAAGCGTGCGGTCGGCCGGCCCGGCAACCTGCTGGTGGCCGGCGGAACCAAGTCCACCGGCGACCTGGTGCGGGAAACCCAGCGCGGCATCCTGGTCACCCGGACCTGGTACATCCGCATGGTCGATCCGCAGACGGTGTTGCTGACCGGCCTGACCCGCGACGGCACCTTCTACATCGAGAACGGCGAGATCAAATACCCGGTCAAGAATTTCCGCTTCAACGAGTCGCCGGTGATCATGCTCAACAACATCGACGAACTGGGCCGGCCGGTCCGCGTGGCCGGCGATGAGTCGGACATGGTGATGATGATCCCGCCGATGAAGCTGCGCGACTTCACCTTCACGTCGCTCTCGGACGCGGTCTAG
- a CDS encoding TldD/PmbA family protein, whose protein sequence is MHRRDFLKASSAGLGLLLLPAFGRVIAAEELTGGIDAALKKRLADTALDAAKAGGASYCDVRIGRYLRQFITTREDKVENVVNTESTGVGIRVLANGAWGFAATNQLGTDAVAEATRQALAIAKANAGTITEPVQLAPTRGVGEVSWATPIQRNAMEVPIKDKVELLMSANAAATAAGASFVASRMFQVNEQKYFASTDGSYIDQDIHRIWTPFTVTAIDKASGKFRSRDGLSSPMGMGYEFLDSKPQHRFELPGGVVMYSDSYDIVADAAAAARDARAKLKAPSVKPGKYDLVLDPSNLFLTIHESVGHPLELDRVLGYEANYAGTSFATLDKWRSGDYRYGSDQVTFVADRTQPHSLGAIGFDDEGVAAKRWNLVEDGVLVNYQATRDQAHIIDEERSHGCSYADSWSSVQFQRMPNVSLAAGKSELSPAQMVKDIDDGIYIFGRGSYSIDQQRYNAQFGGQLFYEIKNGEVTHMIEDVAYQIRTPEFWNACSATCDQRDYRLGGSFFDGKGQPSQVSAVSHGSSTTRFDGINVINTARNLG, encoded by the coding sequence ATGCACCGCCGCGATTTCCTCAAGGCCTCCAGCGCAGGGCTCGGGCTGCTGTTGCTGCCCGCGTTCGGCCGGGTCATTGCCGCCGAGGAGCTGACCGGCGGTATCGATGCCGCCTTGAAGAAGCGCCTGGCCGACACCGCGCTGGATGCCGCCAAAGCCGGCGGCGCGAGCTATTGCGACGTGCGCATCGGTCGCTACCTGCGCCAGTTCATCACCACCCGCGAAGACAAGGTCGAGAACGTCGTCAATACCGAATCGACCGGCGTCGGCATCCGCGTGCTGGCCAACGGCGCCTGGGGTTTTGCCGCCACCAACCAGCTCGGTACCGATGCGGTAGCCGAGGCGACCCGGCAGGCGCTGGCGATCGCGAAGGCCAATGCCGGCACGATCACCGAACCCGTGCAGTTGGCCCCGACCCGCGGGGTCGGCGAGGTCAGCTGGGCGACGCCGATCCAGCGCAACGCGATGGAAGTACCGATCAAGGACAAGGTCGAGCTGCTGATGTCGGCCAATGCCGCGGCGACCGCCGCCGGTGCGAGCTTCGTCGCCTCGCGGATGTTCCAGGTCAACGAGCAGAAATACTTCGCCTCCACCGATGGCTCCTATATCGACCAGGACATCCATCGCATCTGGACGCCCTTCACCGTCACCGCGATCGACAAGGCCAGCGGCAAGTTTCGCAGCCGCGACGGGCTGTCCTCGCCGATGGGGATGGGCTATGAGTTCCTCGACTCGAAGCCGCAGCACCGCTTCGAGTTGCCCGGCGGCGTGGTGATGTACTCGGATTCCTACGACATCGTCGCCGACGCCGCGGCTGCCGCGCGCGATGCCAGGGCGAAACTGAAGGCGCCGTCGGTCAAGCCGGGCAAATACGACCTCGTCCTCGACCCCAGCAACCTATTCCTCACCATCCATGAATCGGTCGGTCATCCGCTGGAGCTCGACCGCGTGCTCGGCTACGAGGCCAACTACGCCGGCACCAGTTTCGCCACGCTCGACAAGTGGCGCTCGGGCGATTACCGCTACGGCAGCGACCAGGTGACCTTCGTCGCCGACCGGACCCAGCCGCACTCACTCGGCGCGATCGGCTTCGATGACGAGGGCGTGGCGGCGAAGCGCTGGAACCTGGTCGAGGACGGCGTGCTGGTCAATTACCAGGCCACCCGCGACCAGGCCCACATCATCGACGAAGAGCGCTCGCACGGTTGCTCCTATGCCGATTCGTGGTCGAGCGTGCAGTTCCAGCGCATGCCCAACGTCTCGCTGGCGGCCGGCAAGTCCGAGCTGTCGCCGGCGCAGATGGTCAAGGACATCGACGATGGGATCTACATCTTCGGGCGTGGCTCCTACTCCATCGACCAGCAGCGCTACAATGCCCAGTTCGGCGGCCAGCTGTTCTATGAGATCAAGAACGGTGAGGTCACCCACATGATCGAGGACGTCGCGTACCAGATCCGCACGCCGGAATTCTGGAACGCGTGCTCGGCCACCTGCGATCAGCGCGACTACCGCCTTGGTGGGTCGTTCTTCGACGGCAAGGGCCAGCCCTCCCAGGTCTCGGCCGTCTCGCACGGATCCAGCACCACCCGCTTCGACGGCATCAACGTCATCAACACGGCACGCAACCTCGGCTGA
- a CDS encoding TldD/PmbA family protein → MDRRQFLTLSSLGVAGLAIPGWGHAIAAEALLDPALDVAMKKSLADTAMQAATDSGASYCDVRIGRYLRQFVITREDKVQNVVNTESTGIGVRVIADGAWGFAATNDLGAAGVAEAAREATAIAKANAKTQTAPVELAATPGLGEVSWKTPIRKNAMAVPLKEKADLLLGVNADAMGAGASFVNSMLFLVNEQKYFASTDGSYIDQDVHRIWAPITVTAIDKASGKFRTRSGLSAPMGMGFEYLDGDASGRFVLPNGVTAYGQSYDMRADAIAAARQTVEKLKAPSVKPGKYDLVLDPSHTWLTIHESVGHPLELDRVLGYEANYAGTSFVSLDKVRDRFQYGSKNVNIFADKTQAGSLGAVGYDDEGVKTRRWDLIKDGKLVNLQATRDQVHLLGEDASHGCSYADSWSSVQFQRMPNVSMAPGNAKLSVADMIKDVEKGIYIIGDGSFSIDQQRYNAQFGGQLFYEIEDGRITGMLEDVAYQIQTPEFWNSCVAVCDKSDYRFGGSFFDGKGQPSQVSTVSHGSSTARFNGVNVINTARNLG, encoded by the coding sequence ATGGATAGACGGCAGTTTCTCACTCTCAGCAGCCTCGGCGTCGCCGGTCTGGCCATCCCCGGATGGGGTCACGCCATTGCAGCGGAGGCCCTGCTGGATCCGGCACTCGACGTGGCGATGAAGAAATCGCTCGCCGACACGGCGATGCAGGCGGCCACCGACAGCGGCGCGTCGTACTGCGATGTCCGCATCGGCCGCTACCTTCGCCAGTTCGTGATCACCCGCGAGGACAAGGTCCAGAACGTGGTCAATACCGAATCCACCGGCATCGGCGTGCGGGTCATCGCCGATGGCGCCTGGGGTTTCGCGGCGACCAACGACCTGGGCGCCGCCGGTGTCGCCGAGGCCGCCAGGGAGGCGACGGCCATCGCCAAGGCCAACGCGAAGACGCAGACCGCCCCGGTTGAGCTGGCCGCCACGCCGGGCCTGGGCGAGGTGAGCTGGAAGACGCCCATCCGCAAGAACGCGATGGCGGTGCCGCTCAAGGAGAAGGCCGACCTGCTGCTGGGCGTCAATGCCGACGCGATGGGCGCCGGTGCGAGCTTCGTCAACTCGATGCTGTTCCTGGTCAACGAGCAGAAGTATTTCGCCTCCACCGACGGCTCCTACATCGACCAGGACGTGCATCGGATCTGGGCGCCCATCACGGTCACTGCAATCGACAAGGCCAGCGGCAAGTTCCGCACCCGCAGCGGACTGTCGGCGCCGATGGGCATGGGCTTTGAATACCTGGACGGCGACGCCTCGGGCCGCTTCGTGCTGCCCAACGGCGTCACGGCCTACGGCCAGTCCTACGACATGCGCGCCGACGCGATCGCTGCCGCCAGGCAGACCGTGGAGAAGCTCAAGGCGCCGTCGGTCAAGCCCGGCAAATACGACCTGGTGCTCGACCCCTCGCACACCTGGCTGACCATCCACGAATCAGTGGGCCATCCGCTCGAGCTGGACCGTGTGCTCGGCTACGAAGCCAACTACGCCGGGACCAGCTTCGTCAGCCTGGACAAGGTCCGCGACCGGTTCCAGTACGGCAGCAAGAACGTCAACATCTTCGCCGACAAGACCCAGGCCGGAAGCCTGGGCGCTGTGGGCTACGACGACGAGGGCGTAAAGACCCGGCGCTGGGACCTGATCAAGGACGGCAAGCTGGTGAACCTGCAGGCGACGCGCGACCAGGTCCACCTGCTGGGCGAGGACGCATCGCACGGGTGTTCCTACGCGGACTCCTGGTCGAGCGTGCAGTTCCAGCGCATGCCCAACGTGTCCATGGCCCCGGGCAACGCCAAACTCAGCGTCGCCGACATGATCAAGGACGTCGAGAAAGGCATCTACATCATTGGCGACGGCTCGTTCTCGATCGACCAGCAGCGCTACAACGCGCAGTTCGGCGGTCAGCTGTTCTATGAGATCGAGGACGGCAGGATCACCGGGATGCTCGAAGACGTCGCCTACCAGATCCAGACGCCGGAGTTCTGGAACTCCTGCGTGGCGGTCTGCGACAAGAGCGACTACCGCTTCGGCGGGTCGTTCTTTGACGGCAAGGGCCAGCCTTCGCAGGTGTCGACCGTGTCCCACGGCTCCAGCACCGCGCGCTTCAACGGCGTCAACGTGATCAACACCGCGCGCAACCTGGGTTGA
- the rnd gene encoding ribonuclease D, whose amino-acid sequence MSPAPGRIGVDTEFIRERTYWPKLALVQIALERDGQLEILLVDSMAPGINEALAAILTDTTILKIMHSPSEDLVAFKHACDALPRPLFDTQLAASLTGVGGGMGYQKLVESITGVPLAKGETRSDWLRRPLSASQLEYAADDVRHLFELHDVLESLLEKQERSGWLAEDAERTLANAEIDGLERWPHLSLRGSQFLDPDAQRSAIRLLRWRDRYARETDRPRGWILDNELALLIAREQPTNPEALQALLDGHPKAPRKLTGAIWDALHTPVGEEDGAPDARVAERRDKNRLRALQDAVAALSADLDLPAGVLASRKHLESLLDHGEWPDALAGWRQEVLEPVLTPLLEPKH is encoded by the coding sequence ATGAGTCCTGCGCCCGGGCGCATCGGGGTGGACACCGAATTCATTCGCGAACGCACCTATTGGCCGAAACTGGCGCTGGTGCAGATCGCGCTGGAGCGCGACGGACAGCTCGAGATCCTGCTGGTGGACAGCATGGCGCCGGGTATCAATGAAGCGCTCGCGGCGATCCTCACCGATACGACGATCCTGAAGATCATGCACAGCCCCAGCGAGGACCTGGTGGCGTTCAAGCACGCGTGTGATGCGCTGCCGCGGCCGCTTTTCGATACCCAGCTGGCGGCCTCGCTGACCGGGGTGGGCGGCGGCATGGGTTACCAGAAGCTGGTGGAAAGCATCACCGGCGTGCCGCTGGCCAAGGGCGAGACACGCTCGGACTGGCTGCGCCGCCCGCTGTCGGCATCGCAACTGGAATATGCGGCCGACGATGTCCGCCATCTGTTCGAGCTGCACGATGTGCTGGAGAGCCTGCTGGAAAAGCAGGAGCGCAGCGGATGGCTCGCCGAGGACGCGGAGCGCACGCTCGCCAACGCCGAGATCGACGGGCTGGAACGCTGGCCGCACCTGTCCCTGCGCGGCTCGCAGTTCCTGGATCCCGATGCCCAACGCAGCGCCATCCGCCTGCTGCGCTGGCGCGACCGGTATGCCCGCGAGACCGACCGCCCGCGGGGCTGGATCCTCGACAACGAACTGGCGCTGCTGATCGCGCGCGAGCAGCCGACCAACCCCGAAGCGCTGCAGGCCCTGCTCGACGGCCATCCAAAGGCGCCGCGCAAACTGACCGGCGCCATCTGGGATGCCTTGCACACGCCCGTTGGCGAGGAGGACGGTGCGCCCGACGCGCGGGTCGCGGAAAGACGCGACAAGAACCGCCTGCGCGCATTGCAGGATGCCGTTGCTGCGCTCAGCGCGGATCTCGACCTGCCAGCCGGTGTGCTCGCCTCGCGCAAGCATCTGGAAAGCCTGCTTGACCATGGTGAGTGGCCCGACGCGCTCGCCGGCTGGCGGCAGGAAGTTCTCGAACCGGTATTGACGCCACTGCTGGAGCCGAAGCACTAG
- a CDS encoding formylglycine-generating enzyme family protein: MAALMLASACSRSGSDGAIDQPDGKEASGAAPVVTIGPDEAMPEAVVWEAPSIQVDEGNTDELKSQAHEALEAGRLFGDGDADGDGDSAGAIPLYLALRQSAPDDPEVQRGFGEAVDALVSRADTMLAAVEDEPAALRQAQEVGSVLRVVAAQDPRVVAYLDQLQTVEQAQEASLRGERALNQDDIGETGDGGAIGWFRQSLELRPGNARATQGLAAAESALIRRAEKAAEADDYGQAGDWLDKAAGLRPDMDTVDRARAHIARVRLARIGSLRDQGIAALSAEGGVDVARAHLANLLRIAPEGNPAAVELRERIELASHYGLFRPGQVFTEALRLGGRGPALVVIPHGAFRMGASEADPEATDAERPARTIRFDRGLAVAHHEVTVAEFRRFITATGYTTRAARRGYSTIYDERSGNLVRRNGVDWRHDYTGKPAADELPVLHVSARDADAYAEWLADQTGHRYRLPSEAEFEYMLRAGNPGPFPWGEGAPPQGSGNYTGALDASPSGRHWRNAFEGYGDGAWGPAPAASYAPNGYGLFDVAGNVSEWVGDCWHGSYRRAPTTGKAWVNPGCRERVVRGGSWASSPEQTRSSWRLASDANTTNARVGFRVVREI; the protein is encoded by the coding sequence ATGGCAGCCCTTATGCTCGCCTCGGCGTGCTCCCGATCCGGCAGTGACGGGGCGATCGACCAGCCTGACGGCAAGGAAGCCAGCGGCGCTGCGCCGGTGGTGACGATCGGCCCCGACGAGGCGATGCCCGAGGCGGTCGTATGGGAGGCGCCCAGCATCCAGGTCGACGAGGGCAATACCGACGAGCTCAAGTCGCAAGCCCACGAAGCGCTGGAAGCCGGCCGCCTGTTTGGTGACGGTGACGCTGACGGTGATGGTGATAGCGCTGGCGCGATTCCGCTGTACCTTGCCCTGCGCCAGAGCGCGCCGGATGACCCGGAGGTCCAGCGCGGTTTCGGCGAGGCGGTGGATGCGCTGGTGAGCCGTGCGGACACGATGCTGGCTGCGGTCGAAGACGAACCTGCGGCGCTGCGCCAGGCGCAGGAAGTTGGCTCGGTGCTGCGCGTCGTGGCGGCGCAGGATCCGCGGGTGGTCGCCTATCTGGACCAGCTGCAGACCGTCGAGCAGGCGCAGGAGGCCAGCCTGCGCGGCGAGCGGGCGCTGAACCAGGATGACATCGGCGAAACGGGCGATGGCGGCGCGATCGGCTGGTTTCGCCAGTCGCTGGAACTTCGACCGGGCAATGCCCGGGCCACGCAAGGACTGGCTGCCGCCGAGAGCGCCCTGATCCGGCGCGCGGAAAAAGCCGCCGAGGCCGACGACTACGGGCAGGCCGGGGATTGGCTCGACAAGGCCGCCGGCTTGCGGCCGGACATGGACACCGTGGACCGGGCGCGCGCCCACATCGCGCGCGTGCGCCTGGCGCGCATCGGCAGCCTGCGCGACCAGGGCATCGCCGCGCTGAGCGCGGAGGGCGGGGTGGATGTCGCCCGCGCCCACCTGGCGAACCTGCTGCGCATCGCGCCCGAGGGCAATCCCGCCGCTGTCGAACTGCGCGAGCGCATCGAGCTTGCCAGCCACTACGGGCTATTCCGGCCCGGCCAGGTGTTTACCGAGGCCTTGCGTCTTGGCGGACGCGGGCCGGCACTGGTGGTGATTCCGCACGGGGCGTTCCGCATGGGCGCCAGCGAAGCCGACCCCGAGGCCACCGACGCGGAGCGTCCCGCGCGCACCATCCGTTTTGACCGCGGCCTGGCGGTCGCCCACCACGAGGTGACAGTGGCCGAATTCCGCCGCTTCATCACCGCGACCGGATACACCACGCGTGCCGCGCGACGCGGGTACTCGACCATCTACGACGAACGCAGTGGCAACCTCGTCCGCCGCAACGGCGTGGACTGGCGACACGACTACACCGGCAAGCCGGCTGCGGACGAATTGCCGGTGCTCCACGTCAGTGCGCGCGATGCCGACGCCTACGCCGAGTGGCTGGCCGACCAGACCGGACACCGTTACCGCCTGCCCAGCGAGGCCGAGTTCGAGTACATGCTGCGCGCCGGCAATCCGGGGCCATTTCCCTGGGGCGAGGGCGCCCCGCCGCAGGGCAGCGGCAACTACACCGGCGCGCTGGATGCCTCCCCCAGCGGCCGCCATTGGCGCAACGCGTTTGAAGGCTACGGGGACGGCGCCTGGGGACCGGCGCCGGCAGCAAGCTATGCGCCCAACGGCTACGGTCTGTTCGATGTTGCGGGCAACGTCAGCGAGTGGGTCGGCGACTGCTGGCACGGCAGTTACCGTCGCGCGCCCACCACCGGCAAGGCCTGGGTCAATCCCGGTTGCCGCGAGCGCGTCGTGCGTGGCGGCTCGTGGGCCAGCTCGCCGGAACAGACGCGTTCCTCCTGGCGCCTGGCCAGTGACGCCAACACCACAAACGCGCGCGTAGGCTTCCGCGTGGTGCGAGAGATCTGA